The Xiphias gladius isolate SHS-SW01 ecotype Sanya breed wild chromosome 17, ASM1685928v1, whole genome shotgun sequence genome includes the window ATTGTCAGTCAATGCAAATGTTCCTGTTGTCCAAACTGGTTCTATAATCCCTATTGCAATTCTAAACTTAGAGTCTTTTTAGTATGATATTACCTCTTTGTGTTTCACACTACATTGAGGGAGGGAAACACTCCGAGAATTTTAGTAGTAAGATGATTGTAAATTTAGAAGATACCCACTTGATCTGATTACTTAAGATTGCTGAAGCCTCCCATTACCTCCAaagaatgaggactgtggatcTCTTCCCCCATCAGTTACAGTGGAATCCTGTTAGGATGGGACCTTTTCatgtatgaacaggaggaatggtTACAGCAATCAATAATtatttcaatgtacatatgatagaattgaaaaaatgtgaacttctCTGTTAATCATAATTTTCaccatgataaaaaaaaatcatacaaacaaGATCTgactaaatatttcaaatgcacagaaatacCTTCGGTTGAGCAGCTCAAACACACTGTccatgcacacagacaaagtgTAACACCAGTCGCCTCACACAGTCCTTGTGGGAAGTTCAAAGCCCAGGGCTGCAAGCATGAGTACTGCCTGTCCAACATATTTCTGCCTGAGCGATTCGCTCAAATCAATGAATGATTTAAGGCTGTGGCTCTCCAGTGGATTCACATTGTGTGTGGTTATACAATGCATAGGGGTCTTAAATATGACTAACAATTAGTGTAGGAACACTTGGTGTGCTATTTTTAGCCCTTGTGCCAATCAGGGGTAAACCTGACATGCCAGCTTCTCACTGGTAATACATAATTAACACCAGGGGAAAAAGCAGGGAAACATAATTTCTAAAGGATGCTGGCATCATCTCCAGTTGTATAGCTAGCTGGAAACATAAGCCAAGTCATGTTAGGGTAAATAGGCCTCAAGTTGACTGCAGAACATCCACCCTTTCCATTGTGTTGTATAATTCATTTTCCTGTAAGCTATGCCCTGGGAGATGAGggacaaacagaaatgtgatgACATCAGCACAGCCATAAACATACTTCATTGTCACCAGAAAATGCCCAGTGTTGGAAAGACAAATTGGTTTGCAGGACAAAGCCTGGAGTAGAATTGAGAGTAAGGTTTATTACCAGTGCTGTGCAATAATGTAGCAGGAGGCCATAAAGTAGCAGCAGAAAGGCTTCCTGTCACAAAATGGAGCAACATGCTAGGAGGAAGCTTCAGGCTGCTGTTAACATAATTGAtagtagagagagggagggagggtgggagtAAAATCCTCCAGGCTCACGACAGCGAGAGAGGAATGTCAACAACAGGTCTAACAGGGAATATGTCCGCACCACCGACCATTAAAAAGGGGACAGGACAAGACTGTCAAGGGGACACAAAAGCATCTAGAATGAGCCtggctgtcttttcttttccccaaCAACAGCAAGGCCTGAGGATGGTGATAGCCACTCACTTCATCTTTCCATCTGTCCTACACTTTGGTCAAGAGCAGCAGGTCCCTCCCGCTGGCCAGACTGCCACGCAGGTTGGCAGGAACGTGCACAGACAGTTTAATGAGCGGAGGTTCAATTAGAAAAAAGCAGCCAGTGGAAAAGAGAATGATTTTGATGTATAAATAGATCTTTTTTGACATATTGAACCATACTAAGAAAGAGCAGAACTAACCACTAATACAAGGATACACAGAACatggaatatttatttttctttttatgttatttttaaccTTACCTAATCATAGTCACCAAAAGTCACAACTAGCAAAACAGGCCTTTGTAATGCAATGAAATTGGTAACACTTTGCAATAGGGTACACAGAATCATTGTAGTTACCAAGTGAGTCTGGAACAACTTGATAATTGATGAActgctaatgattatttcataaGTAACCCTGCAatcaatataaacaaaaaaaaaaagggtaagtAATAGTACTTtagaatatcttttttttatttatttattcatttatctttgCATAAACCTAGActccattaaaataaaaacaatggcaTCTCATTACTGCATGGATTGTGCTACCTTACAGCATTacagaaatgaatcagaaataCTGCAATACGCTTCAGCAGGCttcactttcattcatttttttctttcattttgtctttgctaTACAAAACTGAACATACATATATAGGATAGCTAAAGGTGTACAGCAGTGCGAGTCAACCCTCTCTTCTGCATTAGGACACAATTTCTCATCCACATCATACCTTACATCCTCTCTTGCCCGCTTTCCTCATCTGGCACAAGTCCTTCATAGAGGTCATCCAGGAATGAAATGAGATGCTCAGTGCTGTGGGGCCCAGTTAGTggtttataaatatatttatctgCTACCACTTTATAATACAGCTCGCGATTTAATGTTTCATTTCGtttgtttcattgtttgaaTCAGGAACAGATAAAATACTTAGTGGTTCCTACTGGTCCTTAAATGTAGGTAcattggaagaaaacaagactatggTGAACAAGGGAAATTctacaggaaaagagaaataaattcAACTCTATGTATTTTTGTCACCACTGGGTACATACGGGACACACTACTGGgtaacaaaactgaaatttatgaGAAAGATGTgataaccttgttttttttgcatgaataaAGGAGAGAACAGCCGCGAGTAGGCTACCTAATCATTACTGAATAATGTAAAATGCACGTTGACAAAGGTTATTGAGGTGTgtaggaaaaaatacaatataaagaGGGGAGCTCAATGACATCCACGCTACAAGGATTTATTATCATGTCGTCTACTTCGTTATATATTTAACactattttccaatttttttagttttgttacCCAGTATTGTATCCTGTTGGCACCCAGtacttaaaaaaacacttaagaATTTAATTTAGAATAGAATAGAGAATAAACAAGTGACTTAAAGTTAAGGTGAACAGATGGGTTTTAAGTTTCGATCTAAAGCACTCAACAGAGTTTGACTGTCTGTCCAGagaatatttaattattgtGGAGTATAATGCACACTGCGGCCTCTCAGGGCTTTAGACCTTTTTGGGGGACAAATTTAGAAGCTCTTAAGCAGGCTTGGTCAGACACAGACACCGCTAATGTGGTACTGGAAAGGTGTGAGGAGACGGTGTTTCCGAAGCTCTCTGACCATCCAACAAGCAGTTCGGAAGGAGCATAAAGCCTGCTTAAACTGGCCCCTATCACCAACATACATATGCATGAAAACTGGAGAGGTCTTAAGAGAATGTTACGTGAGACCACCGAGTGTTCATCAGTCCAgcatttatttccatatttataGTTTTCACAGAGGGATGGAttctttcacacacacctacagccATACACCCATTCTATCAGACCACCTACAAACATTCACATGTACACATAGGGGCAAATTTGAAATGTGCACTCCAGCTCAGCTTCTTGTCTGTGGCTGGTGGGAGGAAAGTGGAGCGCCTGGAGGAATCCCACGCAGACAGAGAACATGCAAACCCCACATGGAGAGGATCAGTTGCTTAGGAACCGAATTGTTCATCAGTTGTGGGTGTGATCACTTTTGAGCAAGGTGTGGGTTTTATTCATATGAACTTATGTCTAAATGGAAACAGGGCTCTGATAATGCTCATAGTGCCTCGAGGTGGGTGGATACGGTGAACTCCTGATGATTTGCCATCCACTAGCTGAAGAAAAGATCAATTTAACGTCAGTGAGTGAACTGTGAAGAAAGGGGTGTTAAGAGAAGTTTGAGgttttatgaaatatatataaacacgACTACTGActgaattttatgtttttcaaatggAAACAGTGTGGAAATTCAccctttaatttaatttaatttaatttaatttatgaatcaatgttttgatttagtttagttttacaGGGCTTACGGAATAGAATGATGTAAATGAATATCACCCCAATGTCCACTTTCCTCATTTTGGAGTAAGTAGTACTGGTAAACATGCTTGTCATTAGCTCCCAGAGATTATCTGTTACATATCAACCTGAAATTTGGTACTCAAGAGATGTGGGAACCAGggaatgtaaaatgtaaaaaaaaaaaaaaaaaagggtaaaaagaGTTTTACCTTACTTgatctcctctgtctctgcatccTGCTTCTGGGTCAAAAGAATTGCCAGTTTTGTCATAGATTGGTAGATGCCTGGAGACATCTGCAGAGGATTGTCATGGATGGCATATTGCAAGAGAGGACTGAAGGTGACATGGACAAGAACTTGTAGCTGAATACAAACAACAGGGTTGACTAGCACCGATgcatatctatatttatatctgTATAAATTGTTAGATAtcctgtttgtgtatgtatagtGTATATACACGTTTTCTTGCATTACATTTCTGCTTAAATACTATGAAGTGTATAAGTACGTTGCAGTAATTCTGATACATTTCTCTAACACATATTGTAAGATAGCACATCTAATGTAAAGgtgtcagtatgcttcaaatgaaCTGGTTCCTAAAACCATCGCATCTGAAAACCCTCTCTGATGTCAGAACTGGAGGAGCATCATCCCAAACGGACAATCAGAAAAAGCACACCCACTTTATAATGTTTGGCCAGatgtgcagaggtgagaaaggaggGGTGGTTTGTACTTTTCtattaacctttattttttcattctccaCTCAACGACCATCATATTTTGCATGTACAACcaagtgcaacaccatgaataCCTACGAGTAGAGACTGTGCGAAAGTGTGCGCCATTTTCCCACGGTTGGGGATTTGTGTAATGTgattaatgacatttttgtgatgGACCTTTGAAAGCTGCTGGGAATCCTGGATTGAGTATGTATCACCATTTTGATCAAGATGGTAAATAAGCTAATGGTCTTACATGAATTTCACTGGGTTAGTGGGTGAGTGACAGAGTGAGTGAGTCGATGCTGTCAGATGTACGAATGTCTTGGTTGTACTGTGGAGCTACAAGTTGTTTCAGGGAACTGTTTTAAGAGGATTGAAAAAGTGAACCCAGTATTGTGAAATGTGTATAACCAATCAGCTGTAGAGACCCACGATACTGAGTTCAGTCAACCCCCTCTCAGACACAGTGTCAACAGCGACTCTAAgggataggttcacattttttcaagtctatttAAAACAGTtctcacatgcccatatgtatGTTTAAAAGAGTTATTGGTGTTTGTAGGCTTTCCTCCTGTCCATGCTGGCTGTGAAGAGATCCCTTTTCACACTGACTCCAATGTAAGAAATTGGGGACAAAAACTTGTTCCTTCAATTGGATCGTATAGGTTCACGATATTATGTCCCACCACTGTGTCTAAAGTAATTATTCCTCTGTTTTTAGCCAAGAATGCTTCAAGTAGTCCTAGACTTCACAGTATGTAATTAATCTCTACAGGCGGGAAGTCCCAGTCGCCTAGCGGCTAATGCAACGTCCCATTTCTCAGTTCAGGCTTGGGACCTTTGTCGCATGTCATAACCTTCACTTTCTCCCCGTGTTTCCTGTCTCTACCTCTGGTGTCATTACTTCAACTACTATGCTCACTACTGTCCAATAAAGCcgaaataattataataattttttaagaaACTTAATAGTCAACATCAATTTCTTTCATTCACAATAGGAACAAAACAGGGAGGTTGTATGTCTTCATTTAGaatgcaaaaatgtaatatGCTCATAATAAATGCACACACTTTGTCACACAGTGACACTTGGGGACAGGGTAAtcattaagaaaaagaaaaatcaatttgtGGAAGACATTTCCTCTCTGCGTGTGCAAGAGCCTCATTCATTCTTTCCTAAAGCCATTTCTGCTGCGCACAAAAGGAAAgttggtctgtttgtgtgtgtatgtgtgcgtgtatgagCGCACGCATGGTGAACCACCTTTTGTGCAATTCATTAGAAATTCTGCTGACAGAGACTTGCAGTgaaagcatttgtgtgtgcgtgtgtgcgtggaAGGACTATCAAGAGGATTGCTCCTGCCTGGCGATGGCCTGCAGTTTTAAAGATATCAGCTCCTTCATATGAAGATGCATAACGTCACACACTAGCAcacactagcacacacacacacacacacacacacacacacacacacacacacacacacacacacacacacacacacacacacacacacacacacactgagtggaCAGCAGTGTGAACATCAATATATGTTTAGCATTTTGCCCACAAGCCTTTCTCATTACAGTTAATAATCCTGATTAACACGAGCTGCAGTCAGAACACCCTGGCACTGGAAGAGAACAGAATGGTTCAATAATAGGCAGACACATAATGTACAGTGtcattaagaaaaagaaaaatgtagttttagtCATGGTTTGGGTTTATAACAAAGCTGTTAATCATCTAAACTATAAGAATTTTAACTTTGGTTCTTTCAAGGAATCCTGTAGAGACCCATAAGaacatttaaagctgctataatctatatttttttattaacgattaatcaaatgactgtgtaatgtgaaaattgTCGATCATAGTGGCAAACCTAAATCAGAATTGTAACttaactctgcagttccccttagCTCTACCGGAGTGTTTCAGCAtctttcaactcattgttttggttttatggtccACAGCCTTACTGTTGTGGTTCACTCTCTCACCGAACCTGTTTCCAGCCCCAGCAAGTGCTGAAAAAGCACTGATAAACCAACTGCTgtgtggtgctgggcaggtagtgtatgGGGCGCAGAGGTGTGAAATTGGACAGGGTTTAAACTTCTCACTCaagctgtttattttccattcatCTTTTTGCGCGAATGCCTGAGTGTAACACCATGAAAAGCCTTCAAAGAGAGACTGACTGGATGTGTGCACCATAACTTCCATTTGTACGAGACTGCAAAGATACACAAAAGAGAGCATTCGGGGAGGCAGTGGGATGCAGCCAGGAGGAGGCCACGATGCCAAGTTTTTTGCCCCACCTTCAAATCAGCAGATATAAATACTTTTACCTTTAGACATGTCTGGATGACACTTTGTGTGACTTGATTTGTTTGCAGAGGCCTCGGACTCTTTCTATATTTCTACTCCAATGAAACACAGCTGCAAACCAAAACTCACCAGAAAATAAATCCACTTGTTTTCTGCAGcctgttttttaaatctcttttgaGTATTATTGACCCCCAAGGCCTCGGAAATGCTTtgacttaaaatgttttgatttatttaaggttatgaaaataaataacagtggCTCCTCTATGGTTTGTGTCCGGTCCCCAGTCTAATGTGGGTCAGTTTGACCTGGACAGCTGTGTGGACatgtatgaatattaaaataagtgCTATAATCACTCTCCATTTAACAGCCTTCAAACATATGCCATGCTTTAAACTGTGCATGAATAGTTGTATAAATCTTTCAGTATGCACTCATCTACAGTGAGTTCATCATCCAGGGACCCACACTCTCTACAAGgccattcatttttcatggagCCCCCGCTGGTGATTGAGTATGTCCACAAGTAGGACCGGGAAATTACTGTGAGAATCGTAGACGCTTTGTGTTGCAAATGCGAAACAGCACAAAGGCATTTATCTGATTAAATgttcctctttccttttatcTGCTATTACAACATACTTCCATAAATATGCAGATTGTATTAGACATCATGCCGCATTGTAATTTACTCGGACTGAGGCACTGTGTGGCAAAACCCTTTGAATTTAGAGACTAGTCagataaaaatcagaaaaaagtcAGAGTTCTAAGATTTAAGGCTGAATTTTAAAGTAATGCTAAAAATTATCTCCAAGCTTACTGCTGATGATTTGAGACTCTGCTGCAAACAGTGGttcaaaacactttttaaaattacaaatgttgGGATTCTGATTGgtgtttatttgatttctgaAATGAATCTGTTCATTAACATCTATTATTTCTAAGATGAGCATCAGAacttgtgaatgtttttttttttttatatacagctGTAACCCGCCACTAGTGTTAATTTAGACAATGGATGAGCCACTACAGTGTAATAAAACCCCAAAAGCTagatttacagaaaacaaattcaagCAATAAAATAACCTCATTATAACCCATGAAGAAAATCCTCTggaatattaaaagaaaaaaaaaagatttgttacAGTAATATACATAAAGTATAGTGAGGAAAAATTCTTGTAAAATGTTCAGCTGGTTTAACAATGTTCATTCAGTGTATACGTCGCTTTTTTTGACGTAGGGCTAACGTTGGTCTGAACACAGCCAGGATGCATTTTACATAATCACTTGTTCACTGCCCTCGTCACATCAGTACAggtcaaaaaatgtttgtttgtttgtttggtttttttgtttggttggttggttggttggttggtgtttttttttttttttttgctttgttcacaaagctgttttacttccatacttttttttgtgtgtgtttgctttaatgttttacagctgtgaaCATGCCCTCCAGTTCCTTTGTGCAACGCAGTAGCCCAGTCAACATCAGATTCATCAGCAGGACATGAAAAATCAAGCGCATTACTACATTTTGAGTGGGAACAGGCTACATACTCAAATCTGCATGTGGTATGGAGTGAAACCAAGAAACTCTGGTACTGCAGACATGATCAGTcgtcaaaacacaaaatggaaaacgATTCCTTCCATAGGAAAGTGGTATCAGTGGCTTTAAAGTAGGCCAAGGTGTGGCCTCATTGTAGAGACATCTCCTCACTGTGTTCTCCTTCGCCCACACTTCTATATTTGGAGTACATGTCACACTGCCTGCAGTAATCTTCCCATCAGGGAGGAGCTGAGCTCAGTTTGGTGATCTAAATTAGTGGTATTCAAACTTTGTTCAAGTGACTTTTTTGTAAAAGATTCAACCTCTTCGATGAAAGTAAAAGAGAGATCTTGACGAGCATTAATCACAAgtagttttaatgtgaaaacaagtgCTCAACAGGGTTCCTCGTGGTTATGTTAAGCATCTTATAGAACATCTTCTTAATTCCATACTGAATTTCATGAAGCCTATGAATTTGAACAGTTACCAAGTGATAGGGTATCTGGAAGGCAACTGCCAGCACAGTTGATTTGGGTTCATCACTCCTCATCGTCATAGAGCCAGAAAATCCAAATTTGATCTAGAAGAGAGTCTGGAAAGATGAGGAGGGGGCAAACATTATGGCTACCTTTTCACACTCTTAAGTCTTTTCAAGAAATTGGGAATTTTATATAGAGTTCAGTGAAGGCTGAGATTTTGCAAGGGACTGGCTGCTTTAGGTTGACAAAACTTCAATAATAGGCAATTTACAGCATGTATTATATCAAACTGATGTaaattatttggaaagctgACAGATACAGCTTTCAATGGTATTTAATGAACAGAGTGAACAGAGTACTGAATGGTCTGACTAAAGGTTTAAGCAATTTATCGGGCTGTACATTTGTGATAAATAGCCCATACGTTGATGTTTACCATGTACATTTTCCATAATGTCCCTGAAACTACATGTCTACATGGGGTAGAGCTGTAGGTGTGATGTCTAGAAAATATGCGCTTTTATACCAACTTTTCTGAGATCCTGGGAAGAGGCTAATAATTGACACTCCTATACTTAGTTTGGCCCAAATGAATGCACGACTGCCGGACATCATGATGGGGGCTTAAACGCTTCAAACGCTTCAAATCGTGTGGGTTTGCAGCATTTGACTGACCACGCCCTCAGGAATGCCGGTGGTTACCAATGGGGGTATAATATCGAAATTGATTTACCTCTGTGttgattcattctttcatttaagTGGGAACTAATAAGCATTTATTAATCCATTCATTGGGAGGAAACGGAGGCACTCTGGTGTTGGCAAAACATAGACTACatctgaaggagaaaaaaaaaaaaaacagccctgcCAGCTGACTGGTATATGGGACCTTTAATGCAGCCGCAGCTCTTCATTCAGATGCTGAGTGGAGCAGCGGGTGACCGGAGGAGGAAAACCAGAACACAGCTCTATTCTAATCGCATTTTTAAAGCCCCACTTTGATGCCTACTGAGGGatcccccccccgcccccctaCCTACGTTACCTATAGCATTTAGCCCGGAGAGCGCTGTCCTGGATGCAGACTGAGCGGATTGCGGCAGTCTACGCGTCCTGGATGATCGGagctcagcagcagcatccCACTGTATGAAATACGTCACCGGGATCCGGTTTTCCCATATACACGTATCGGCTCTCCTCTCACGGACTGTTTCGCGGACTGACTGTTTCGTCAGGTAAGACTTCAGCCTTTGCCTCCCTCCATTTGAACAGACTGCATCGGCTTGAGACGGAACCGATGCAGACGTTATCCTCTGCGTAAAGCTGACATTCTTGTCCCAAAACGCTGCTGCGTGGAGTCTAGGAAAGGATGGTTTCTGTTCGGCTACATCTCGTAGGCCTGCACATTCGCTACAATAGATGATGTAGCCTATTGTCCCGACTTCTACCCTGTCTTACATTCATAGCGACGTccgttaaaaaacaaacaaaaacaaaaaaaactgatcgACAGCATAAGCTCGACGAAGGGTTGTCGGGGTTTGAATCTAACATTGTGATTTTTGTGTCAAATAGTGCGCATTTCCCATGTTAATTGTTTCAGATTGGCTCTCCTAAAGCAGCCTGGGCGAATTGATAAGGGTCTGTGGGCGGGTTTCTGATGGTTCTGATGGGCAGCCTCCTCTGGAGCTGGATGAGCGGGTCTCATGTGTCTTCTTTTCGGTGCAGGTAACCACATGCGCGGGCCGGTGTCACCGCGCTGAGCCCGGAGAGCACGAAGGGTACTGGGGTACTGGGGTCAGGGAGACAAGCGAGGCCGGGGAAGGTGGACCGGATGACAGCCAGAACCTCTGAGGCCTCGGGACAGTCGGTGCCGCTGCACCGCTGTAACGGGGTTTTCCAGGCCAATAACGGCACCTGCGCGGAGCAGCTCGGCGCCTTTCCGCCGTTCTCCTCCACCCTCGCGCTCCTCGTGCTGGTGGCCGTGCTCGTGGGGATCGTCCTCGTTTCCCTGGCAACGTTCCACTTCCACAAGAGGAAGCTTCGGAATAGGAAGATCCAGCGCGCGCAGGAGGAATACGAGCGCGACAGTCGCAGCCCCGCGCGCGCCGCGGCGAGCGGGGAGCCCGTGAGGCCGTGCGTCATCGTCCGACCGGTGAGATGTGAGGAGAAGCTCTCGTGCCAGAGCACGGAGAGCGGGGACGTCACCGGAGCGGGACCGGAGGACCAACAGGCGCTGAACGAGACGGCTCCTCTTGACTGTTAACTTAGTGCAACTTCAGGGAATGAGACTGTGGAATTAACAGGAAAAGCAATAAGGCACAAAGAACTCCCACACACATCTCTGCTGCTTGTAGATGACTtagaaacagcaggaaaacataAATGCAGAATACTGAGCAGAATAGTAGGCCTAGAGGTAACACTAGTACAGTGGCACATGCAGacggtgacaaattaaaggaaaaacccgAATAAATGAGAGGAGAAACCTAACGAATGCAGATGCTCCACAAAGGTGCACTGCAGGGTACAACTCggcaattaacatccaatcatgctctgttgcatgtaaaaaaaaatctgagcaggcccagttgattctgattttgtatcaagatggcaggAGGAGAAGATCTGAGTGACTCTGAAAGaaggttcattgttggggcaacggatggcaggagcttcagtcaaaAAGACAGTTcaactggctggtgtttcaataggaccagtgactaaagtgacatctgcatttacatctatgggaaagacatcagtataTAGGGTCGGAAATTGTGGtcgacagcgcacatttgacGAG containing:
- the LOC120803160 gene encoding uncharacterized protein C11orf87 homolog, which translates into the protein MTARTSEASGQSVPLHRCNGVFQANNGTCAEQLGAFPPFSSTLALLVLVAVLVGIVLVSLATFHFHKRKLRNRKIQRAQEEYERDSRSPARAAASGEPVRPCVIVRPVRCEEKLSCQSTESGDVTGAGPEDQQALNETAPLDC